In Zonotrichia albicollis isolate bZonAlb1 chromosome 3, bZonAlb1.hap1, whole genome shotgun sequence, a single window of DNA contains:
- the TDRD15 gene encoding tudor domain-containing protein 15, whose product MESLTPSPDSVDKKLKITHVECHPECLVIVFQAQYNTGCELDYFILQNEIQRVFKVKDDVCVGGSCLVEDTEGEWHRGRVLKKKGNICETFLIDTGHVLAVEETHLAAASDKLFQLPPKVVLGVFASILPLGERWGPKAVNYFSSLVGLQITGHVKAVTPYQLFILEVPKIITDVLELQLGKFIDGDSFCLVVGTLRALPQGMLCKRMPQLLTQQYPFRELLTLNNSEKPTDFWHVPDQLFPCLPVGSKENVKITGAVSPNKFYCQIQKWQKELECLTGAMHLYYEALVGENTTSCDSFGLLCAAKRQNGQWHRGVIKQLLSDHVEVWFMDFGIIEAVPPSCIRKLKAEFMTLPMISFPCTLSCFGSQDEAVVKFQLKELIQALVGQTSVCVQVDLYNNTERLYYITLQKQNLGTNAEHPEDQNETAALCVSLLETKTRSVALNHKPSPERNNSSKNCSGNKDKKACLPERDISFSSHCKRVEMQMNSFYGAFVVYVINPSDFWIQTCRYQNEFHALMKNIACTYSQCRDDEMVLKKPEPGLLCCARYSRDGCYYRGVVTKVFRVSVMVYFLDFGNTDTIPCHYVKTLLPEFSDLPALAVCCSLACTFPVDGVWVKKETDFFKNVVLNKPLLLHVVGKQNNKYVVNVQCHTGFLQGNVATCMVQAGFAEYRLKPPEPVVRAAKKRHSGNHLKCKKEKIYAENTSNTCKNKASGNGDVLQKEKSLNVPPVPRESVVPSCSGEGAVSKMHRLVCAEKLVYKELVFKPGTVHEVVCSCIFSPADFSCQLQSKLPELNNLMGKIQTYYKDHTTPYKTGQAACVVKYPRDGKWYRATVVQEISTDEVVVVFVDYGYQERVSLKDVQGVLPDFLILESQAFRCGLKNVILQTDSINWSEEVHRQFEDFISSSRGPLTCTIYALVLLGPNCLCNVVDLRTPLNSVEEFLRERGLTQPECIGLRNLSCLGSLYSFCYSSFNIKVGGEEEVYITHINSPSEFYCQLNRNSETLEALMKKVSDVSQTSRNVNYHGNARLCIAKYVEDGLFYRALAFPVESTSFLLVDYVDFGNRSMVERDQLMPIPYSATDLLFTPMQAIKFCLSDLRGAEFPARITTWFVKTFLGKLLKAVILSREPDGKVVVELYDGQLKVSQKIKEKVLAELAQKNHTEQFRSNEGGICHMKDDKEINKVSVKDPEILKLKTEVKCQAYDEYFQTDTGENFGDEEQTACSTPKLCSGFSKQQTLHDSKEQSFRNTFSALLENGEEPWIGQPASHSLSYSALHLKEITVNALSESQKERPNCTGQQERSNKNIPTLSSLPERDIQVNTEVAGYISHMNSPSSFYVHFAEDENLIIKLADDLNESLENTGRENCLNELMVGNLIVAEHDADCFYYRAVIKTLKSGSSYEVEFIDYGNTAVVSSSKICRIPEKFLTLPRFSVHCFLSSVKSVPGESWTKESAAYFARAVSDKPVACKFLEQHGEKWEIDVICDGESLSNSLLHKIDNIKWNSTWVFSLENKPKQHGNPRKSKNSLGGQNKTKASGMKNISVKPLSLLHQVLNSGQVEAAEVVNISKSGEFYVQLLKNLQILHELNVMLDKEAQRSDLIRVDDIEQGLECITQSERNLKWNRSKVIKKFVREKLMLVFFMDYGTCEMVSLNNAKMLSDEIKSIPKQAVYCRWICFKNLKKIHLDHVVNALLDCEIRILFLRYLKSSDIWEVDILVGQVTLQEYLNQVLSHCWTIVGPEKCSNTNCKEFDTSFKINSVMWMLLRSGRTYPGCATAVTDPSNFSIQFEIFFDCMRNLSLLLSDLPDNLPALPEELVIPGASCLIEFGQEAEWYRAEISEVTDQSVVLTFIDYGFLKTIPYSEIHKLKVVPESLLYLPRLAHPCSLHDTVPGEGEHWSEEAILLFEQLLHKPGLIFHVIHYGSEMKLEVDVLCEDRNLSDALIAAGHAVCSHSRCCPIAVDRL is encoded by the coding sequence ATGGAATCTCTGACTCCTTCACCAGACTCAGTAGATAAGAAATTGAAGATAACTCATGTAGAATGCCATCCTGAGTGCTTGGTTATAGTGTTCCAGGCTCAGTACAACACAGGATGTGAGCTTGACTATTTCATACTACAAAATGAAATACAGCGTGTGTTCAAAGTAAAAGATGATGTCTGTGTTGGTGGATCTTGCTTGGTGGAAGACACAGAAGGAGAATGGCACAGAGGAAgagttctgaaaaaaaaagggaatatctgtgagacttttcTTATAGACACTGGACATGTGTTGGCTGTTGAGGAAACACATCTTGCTGCTGCTAGTGATAAATTGTTTCAGCTGCCTCCAAAGgtggttttgggtgtttttgcaAGCATACTTCCTCTTGGAGAAAGATGGGGTCCAAAAGCTGTTAACTATTTTTCATCTCTGGTAGGATTACAGATCACTGGTCATGTGAAGGCTGTTACACCATATCAGCTGTTTATTCTAGAAGTGCCTAAGATTATTACTGATGTTCTTGAACTGCAGCTAGGTAAATTTATTGATGGAGATTCATTTTGTCTTGTTGTAGGAACTTTAAGAGCATTGCCCCAAGGAATGCTTTGTAAGAGAATGCCACAACTGTTGACACAGCAGTATCCCTTCAGGGAGTTACTTACCTTAAATAATTCTGAGAAACCAACAGATTTTTGGCATGTTCCAGATCAACTCTTTCCATGTCTACCTGTTGGCAGTAAAGAAAATGTCAAAATAACTGGTGCAGTAAGTCCAAATAAATTTTATTGTCAGATACAGAAatggcagaaggagctggaatGTTTGACAGGAGCTATGCATTTGTACTATGAAGCTCTTGTTGGAGAAAATACCACATCTTGTGATAGTTtcgggctgctctgtgctgccaagAGGCAAAACGGACAGTGGCATAGAGGAGTGATAAAACAACTTCTCTCTGACCACGTGGAGGTCTGGTTTATGGATTTTGGCATTATCGAAGCTGTGCCACCTAGTTGTATTCGAAAACTGAAAGCTGAGTTCATGACATTACCAATGATTTCATTTCCATGTACGCTGTCTTGTTTTGGTAGTCAGGATGAAGCAGTAGTAAAATTTCAGCTCAAAGAACTTATCCAAGCCTTAGTAGGACAAACTTCTGTGTGTGTCCAAGTTGACTTGTACAATAACACTGAACGCTTGTATTATATAACGCTGCAGAAACAAAATCTTGGCACTAATGCTGAGCATCCAGAAGACCAGAATGAGACAGCTGCACTGTGTGTCTCGCttttggaaacaaaaaccagaaGTGTCGCACTAAACCACAAACCAAGTCCTGAAAGGAACAATTCGTCTAAGAATTGCTCTGGAAACAAAGATAAAAAAGCCTGCTTACCTGAACGGGACATTTCTTTCTCCAGCCACTGCAAGAGAGTAGAGATGCAAATGAACTCTTTTTATGGAGCTTTTGTAGTATATGTCATAAATCCATCTGACTTTTGGATTCAAACTTGTAGATACCAGAATGAGTTTCATGCCTTGATGAAAAACATTGCCTGCACATACAGTCAGTGTAGAGATGATGAGATGGTCCTTAAAAAGCCAGAACCGGggttgctgtgctgtgctcGGTATAGCAGGGATGGGTGTTATTACCGGGGTGTTGTCACCAAAGTGTTTCGTGTTAGCGTTATGGTTTACTTTTTGGATTTTGGAAATACAGATACTATACCTTGTCACTATGTGAAAACATTGCTTCCCGAGTTTTCTGATTTACCAGCTTTAGCTGTGTGTTGTTCCCTTGCTTGCACATTTCCTGTTGATGGTGTGTGGGTTAAAAAAGAAActgatttctttaaaaatgtggtGTTGAACAAACCACTGCTGCTTCATGTTGTTGGAAAGCAAAACAACAAGTACGTTGTTAATGTGCAGTGTCATACTGGTTTCCTGCAAGGAAACGTTGCCACGTGCATGGTGCAAGCTGGTTTTGCTGAATATCGGCTGAAGCCACCAGAGCCTGTTGTAAGGGCAGCAAAAAAGCGGCACAGTGGGAATCACCTCaaatgtaaaaaagaaaaaatctatGCAGAGAACACCAGTAATACTTGCAAAAATAAGGCATCTGGAAATGGAGATGtgcttcagaaggaaaaatcattAAATGTGCCGCCAGTGCCTAGAGAATCTGTTGTGCCATCTTGTTCGGGAGAAGGTGCTGTCTCTAAAATGCATAGGTTGGTATGTGCGGAAAAATTAGTTTATAAGGAGCTTGTGTTTAAACCAGGAACTGTTCATGAAGTGGTGTGTTCTTGCATCTTTTCCCCAGCAGATTTTTCATGTCAACTGCAAAGCAAACTGCCAGAGCTAAATAACTTAATGGGAAAAATTCAGACATATTATAAAGATCATACCACCCCGTACAAAACTGGACAGGCTGCCTGTGTTGTTAAGTATCCCAGAGATGGGAAGTGGTACAGAGCAACTGTTGTGCAGGAGATATCCACAGATGAAGTTGTTGTGGTTTTTGTAGACTATGGTTATCAGGAAAGAGTTTCACTTAAAGATGTACAGGGTGTTCTTCCAGATTTTCTAATTCTAGAGAGTCAAGCATTTCGATGTGGACTTAAAAATGTAATCTTACAGACTGACTCGATCAATTGGTCTGAAGAAGTGCATAGACAATTTGAAGACTTCATTTCTTCTTCTAGAGGACCACTGACTTGCACCATTTATGCTCTTGTTCTTCTGGGCCCCAACTGTTTATGCAATGTAGTTGACTTACGGACTCCACTTAATAGTGTAGAGGAATTCCTCAGAGAGCGTGGTCTCACCCAGCCTGAATGTATTGGACTGAGAAACCTTTCATGTTTGGGTTCTCTGTACAGTTTTTGCTATTCATCTTTTAATATAAAAGttggaggtgaggaggaggtTTATATAACTCACATAAATAGTCCCTCAGAATTCTATTGTCAGCTTAACCGCAACTCTGAAACTCTTGAGGCATTGATGAAGAAGGTTAGTGACGTAAGTCAAACATCACGTAATGTAAATTACCATGGCAATGCACGACTGTGTATAGCCAAATATGTGGAAGATGGTCTCTTTTACAGAGCTTTGGCTTTTCCTGTGGAATCAACGTCCTTTCTGTTGGTTGACTATGTGGATTTTGGAAATAGGAGTATGGTGGAGAGAGACCAGTTGATGCCTATTCCATATTCTGCCACTGACCTACTATTCACACCCATGCAAGCTATTAAATTCTGTCTGTCAGATCTTAGGGGGGCAGAATTTCCAGCAAGAATTACTACATGGTTTGTGAAAACATTCCTTGGTAAACTGCTGAAGGCTGTAATTTTATCCAGAGAACCAGATGGAAAGGTTGTTGTGGAGTTGTATGATGGACAGCTCAAAGTAAGtcagaaaattaaagaaaaggtATTGGCAGAGTTGGCACAGAAAAACCATACGGAACAATTTAGAAGTAATGAAGGAGGGATATGTCACATGAAAGATgacaaagaaattaataaagTTAGTGTTAAAGATCCTGAAATACTTAAATTGAAAACTGAAGTGAAATGCCAAGCCTATGATGAGTATTTCCAGACAGATACTGGTGAGAATTTCGGAGATGAAGAGCAGACTGCATGTAGCACACCAAAGTTGTGTAGTGGATTCTCAAAACAGCAAACTTTACATGACAGCAAAGAGCAAAGTTTTAGAAATACTTTCAGTGCTCTTCTGGAGAATGGAGAGGAACCTTGGATTGGACAACCTGCTTCTCACTCCCTCTCTTATTCTGCTTTACATTTAAAGGAAATAACTGTAAATGCTCTCTCTGAATCTCAGAAAGAAAGACCAAATTGTACAGGTCAACAGGAAAGGAGTAATAAAAATATACCTACATTAAGCAGCCTTCCTGAACGTGATATCCAGGTGAATACTGAAGTAGCAGGTTATATTTCTCATATGAACAGTCCATCAAGTTTCTATGTTCACTTTGCAGAGGATGAAAACTTAATAATAAAATTAGCAGATGATTTGAATGAAAGCTTGGAGAATACAGGTCGGGAAAATTGCTTAAATGAGCTCATGGTAGGGAATCTCATCGTTGCAGAGCATGACGCTGATTGTTTTTACTATAGAGCAGTTATTAAAACTCTGAAATCGGGAAGCTCCTATGAGGTAGAATTTATTGACTATGGTAATACTGCAGTTGTAAGTTCGTCAAAAATCTGCAGGATTCCAGAAAAGTTCTTAACTCTGCCAAGGTTTAGTGTTCATTGTTTCCTTAGCAGTGTAAAAAGTGTTCCTGGGGAAAGCTGGACTAAAGAAAGTGCTGCATATTTTGCAAGAGCAGTAAGTGACAAGCCAGTAGCTTGCAAGTTCTTAGAGCAAcatggagaaaaatgggaaatagaTGTAATTTGTGATGGAGAGTCTTTGTCTAACAGCCTTTTGCATAAAATAGACAACATAAAGTGGAATAGCACATGGgtattttctttggaaaataaaCCTAAACAACATGGTAATCCTCGAAAGTCTAAGAACAGTTTAGGTggccaaaataaaaccaaggcTTCTGggatgaaaaatatttctgtaaaacCCTTAAGTCTCCTTCATCAGGTTTTAAATTCTGGACAAGTAGAAGCAGCAGAAGTAGTTAATATTTCAAAGAGTGGAGAATTTTATGTACAGTTACTTAAAAATCTGCAAATACTACATGAGTTAAATGTAATGCTTGACAAAGAAGCACAAAGAAGTGATTTGATTAGAGTGGATGACATTGAACAGGGTCTGGAATGCATTACACAATCGGAAAGGAACTTAAAATGGAATCGATCAAAAGTGATAAAGAAATTTGTCAGGGAAAAGTTAATGCTAGTTTTTTTCATGGATTATGGCACATGTGAGATGGTATCCTTAAATAATGCAAAGATGCTCAGTGATGAGATTAAAAGTATTCCTAAACAAGCTGTTTATTGTAGGtggatttgttttaaaaacCTGAAGAAAATTCACTTAGACCATGTAGTAAATGCACTTCTAGATTGTGAAATAAGGATCTTGTTTTTGAGATACTTGAAATCATCTGATATCTGGGAGGTAGATATTTTAGTAGGACAAGTTACACTTCAGGAGTATTTGAACCAGGTCTTAAGTCATTGTTGGACAATTGTTGGACCAGAAAAATGTAGTAATACAAACTGTAAGGAGTTTGATACATCATTCAAGATAAATTCAGTCATGTGGATGCTGCTGCGTAGTGGCAGAACATATCCTGGGTGTGCAACTGCAGTTACTGATCCTTCAAACTTCAGCATCCAGTTTGAAATCTTCTTTGATTGCATGCGAAACTTGTCCTTGCTGCTCTCTGACCTTCCTGACAACTtgccagctctgccagaagAACTTGTGATACCTGGTGCTAGCTGCTTGATCGAGTTTGGGCAGGAAGCAGAGTGGTACAGGGCAGAAATTAGTGAAGTAACAGATCAGTCTGTTGTTCTTACGTTTATTGATTATGGCTTTCTGAAGACCATACCTTATTCTGAGATCCATAAACTTAAAGTTGTTCCAGAAAGTCTGTTATACTTGCCACGCTTGGCACACCCTTGCTCTTTGCATGATACGGTTCCTGGGGAGGGGGAACACTGGAGTGAGGAAGCTATACTTCTGTTTGAGCAGCTTCTTCATAAACCAGGTCTGATATTTCATGTTATCCACTATGGCTCTGAAATGAAGTTAGAGGTGGATGTTTTGTGTGAAGATAGGAATCTGTCTGATGCTTTAATTGCTGCAGGCCATGCAGTCTGCTCTCACAGTAGGTGCTGTCCCATTGCAGTTGACAGACTCTAA